One Brevibacillus choshinensis genomic window carries:
- a CDS encoding D-alanyl-D-alanine carboxypeptidase family protein gives MKVRKLLSGVLVVFLFIQVLLVSAPDVQAAASPPGLSAESAALIDVASGRILYAKNGTKKMRIASLTKTMTAIVAIESGKLDTVVTVPPEAVGVEGSSIYLKRNEKLTLEELLYGLMLRSGNDAAVTIATHIGGSLPGFVYMMNEKAAMIGMNHTNFTNPHGLDDSNMHYSTAEDMAKLSAYALRNPVFRQIVSTKVKDISWEGEQWDRRLLNKNKMLHLYNGADGVKTGYTKLAKRCLASSATRDGRQLATITLNASDDWNDSAKLLDWGFAHFPIKELVSQKENVKPDTPVTMEAGTHLVAMNAFRYPLQPSEAEDVHKRIVLGESIINGKMNGKLVGFMQIYLKDNMIGQVPLLVNVDSPTSAKPEAAGRSFWHNFWEIVAGGLWSA, from the coding sequence ATGAAAGTGCGAAAATTACTGTCCGGCGTGCTCGTCGTTTTTCTTTTTATACAGGTCCTGCTGGTGTCGGCTCCTGATGTCCAGGCAGCTGCTTCGCCGCCAGGATTGTCAGCGGAGAGTGCGGCTCTGATCGATGTGGCGAGTGGACGGATCCTGTATGCCAAAAATGGCACGAAAAAAATGAGGATTGCCAGTCTGACCAAGACGATGACGGCGATCGTGGCGATCGAAAGTGGGAAATTAGACACGGTGGTCACCGTGCCGCCAGAAGCGGTCGGAGTGGAAGGCTCCTCCATTTACTTGAAGCGAAACGAAAAGCTGACCCTGGAAGAACTTCTGTACGGTCTGATGCTGCGGTCCGGAAATGATGCGGCCGTTACCATTGCCACGCACATCGGTGGATCGTTGCCAGGGTTTGTATACATGATGAATGAAAAAGCCGCCATGATCGGAATGAATCACACCAATTTCACCAATCCGCATGGTCTCGATGACAGCAACATGCATTATTCCACTGCTGAGGACATGGCCAAACTTTCCGCCTATGCGCTGCGCAATCCGGTCTTCCGGCAGATTGTGTCGACCAAGGTAAAAGACATCTCGTGGGAAGGAGAGCAGTGGGACAGACGCCTCCTGAATAAAAACAAAATGCTCCATTTATACAACGGGGCAGATGGTGTAAAAACAGGCTATACCAAGCTTGCCAAGCGCTGCCTGGCTTCTTCGGCCACTCGGGACGGACGGCAATTGGCGACGATTACCTTGAATGCCTCCGACGACTGGAACGATTCTGCAAAGCTATTGGACTGGGGTTTTGCCCATTTCCCGATAAAGGAACTCGTCAGCCAAAAGGAGAATGTGAAGCCGGATACGCCCGTCACCATGGAGGCAGGAACGCATTTGGTTGCGATGAATGCGTTTCGCTATCCGCTGCAGCCATCCGAAGCAGAGGATGTCCACAAGCGCATCGTTTTGGGAGAGTCCATCATCAATGGAAAAATGAACGGTAAGCTGGTCGGATTTATGCAGATCTACCTGAAAGACAACATGATCGGCCAGGTTCCGCTGTTGGTCAACGTAGATTCCCCTACTTCTGCCAAACCCGAGGCAGCTGGACGCTCGTTCTGGCATAACTTCTGGGAGATCGTGGCGGGAGGGCTGTGGAGTGCTTAA
- a CDS encoding nucleoside recognition domain-containing protein, producing MLNIIWLALIVISIVVAAINGRMEVINQAAFEGAKTGVTVCFGLLSILAFWMGLMRIAEKSGLLELLARALSPIISLLFPDVPKGHPAIGYILSNMSANLLGLGNAATPMGLKAMEELQKLNANKQVASPAMCTLLAINTASITIIPTTMIAIRMQYGSVNPVEIVGTTLLSSFGATIVALLIDRWYRYRHSRRHR from the coding sequence GTGCTTAATATCATCTGGCTAGCCCTGATCGTCATCAGCATTGTGGTGGCAGCCATCAACGGTCGCATGGAAGTCATCAATCAGGCGGCCTTTGAGGGGGCCAAGACAGGGGTGACTGTCTGCTTCGGTCTCCTGAGCATACTCGCGTTTTGGATGGGGCTCATGCGGATTGCGGAAAAATCAGGATTGCTGGAACTGCTGGCACGAGCCTTGTCCCCCATCATTTCGCTGCTTTTTCCCGATGTGCCGAAAGGTCATCCCGCGATTGGGTACATCCTGTCCAACATGAGTGCCAATCTGCTGGGGCTGGGGAATGCGGCGACCCCGATGGGACTGAAGGCGATGGAGGAACTGCAAAAACTCAACGCGAACAAACAGGTTGCATCACCAGCCATGTGCACGCTGCTGGCCATCAATACGGCGAGCATCACGATCATACCGACGACGATGATCGCGATCCGGATGCAATACGGCTCCGTCAATCCGGTGGAAATCGTCGGTACGACCTTGCTTTCTTCCTTTGGAGCGACGATTGTTGCACTGCTTATCGACCGCTGGTACCGTTACCGACACTCAAGACGTCACAGATAG